A stretch of Allostreptomyces psammosilenae DNA encodes these proteins:
- a CDS encoding AAA family ATPase, translated as MDEVPRHEVLLIAGRSGVGKSTVGWEVSALLRAASVAHCLLEGDLLDQIHPAPADDPHRSKITEDNLTAVWRNFAARGHHRLVYTNTVSVLEPDMFVRALGGAPRIVGVLLTAGDDTARRRLEAREIGSQLDAHLVRSARMARHLDAVAPPWVARIATDGRSVPEIARDVVAATGWCPGPE; from the coding sequence CGCCACGAGGTGCTGCTGATCGCCGGGCGCTCGGGGGTGGGGAAGTCCACCGTGGGGTGGGAGGTGTCCGCCCTGCTCCGGGCCGCCTCGGTGGCGCACTGCCTGCTGGAGGGCGACCTGCTGGACCAGATCCACCCCGCGCCGGCGGACGACCCGCACCGTTCGAAGATCACCGAGGACAACCTGACGGCGGTGTGGCGCAACTTCGCCGCCCGCGGGCACCACCGGCTGGTGTACACCAACACGGTCAGCGTCCTGGAGCCGGACATGTTCGTCCGCGCCCTGGGCGGTGCCCCGCGGATCGTGGGAGTGCTGCTCACCGCGGGGGACGACACGGCCCGGCGGCGCCTGGAGGCCCGGGAGATCGGCAGCCAACTGGACGCGCACCTGGTCCGCAGCGCCCGGATGGCCCGCCACCTGGACGCGGTGGCGCCGCCCTGGGTCGCCCGGATCGCCACGGACGGCCGGAGCGTGCCGGAGATCGCGCGGGACGTGGTCGCGGCGACCGGGTGGTGCCCCGGGCCGGAATGA
- a CDS encoding quinone oxidoreductase family protein: protein MKAVTIPEFGGPEVLRLVELADPVPGPGQVSVDVAYAGANFAEVLYRRGMADVPLPFVPGIEVSGRVRALGPGVRGLAVGQPVAALTIVDSGGYAGTVVTAAELVVPLDGGSPSGDGATSGLDLATAAAVPSNTTTAYVVLNKIARVEAGQSVLVHAAAGGVGSQLGQVARLLGAGRVVGTVGSPGKLEVAKAFGYDDVILREEVAERAPGLTGGRGFDVVVDPVGGPTRRQSLDVLAPTGRLVVMGNASGAADVAVSTIELWLTNRAVAGFNLAAFTAAYPTQAGAALRWALRVVAAGDVQVAVEELTLEEAAEAHRRIESGASTGKLVLRVGGA from the coding sequence ATGAAAGCCGTCACGATCCCCGAGTTCGGTGGCCCCGAGGTGCTGCGCCTCGTCGAGCTGGCCGACCCGGTGCCGGGCCCCGGCCAGGTCTCCGTGGACGTGGCCTACGCCGGCGCCAACTTCGCCGAGGTCCTCTACCGGCGCGGCATGGCGGACGTGCCGCTGCCCTTCGTCCCCGGCATCGAGGTCTCCGGCCGCGTCCGGGCGCTGGGCCCCGGCGTGCGGGGGCTGGCCGTCGGCCAGCCGGTGGCGGCGCTGACCATCGTGGACAGCGGCGGCTACGCGGGGACGGTGGTCACGGCGGCGGAGCTGGTCGTGCCGCTGGACGGCGGCTCCCCGTCCGGGGACGGTGCCACCTCCGGCCTGGACCTGGCCACCGCCGCCGCGGTGCCGTCCAACACCACCACCGCGTACGTCGTGCTGAACAAGATCGCGCGGGTGGAGGCCGGGCAGTCCGTCCTGGTGCACGCCGCGGCCGGCGGCGTCGGCAGCCAGCTCGGGCAGGTGGCGCGGCTGCTCGGCGCCGGCCGGGTGGTCGGGACGGTCGGCAGCCCGGGCAAGCTGGAGGTGGCGAAGGCCTTCGGCTACGACGACGTCATCCTGCGCGAGGAGGTGGCCGAGCGGGCCCCCGGGCTCACCGGGGGGCGCGGCTTCGACGTCGTCGTGGATCCCGTGGGCGGGCCGACCCGGCGGCAGAGCCTGGACGTGCTGGCCCCGACCGGGCGGCTGGTGGTGATGGGGAACGCCTCCGGCGCCGCCGACGTGGCCGTGTCCACCATCGAACTCTGGCTCACCAACCGTGCGGTGGCCGGCTTCAACCTGGCCGCGTTCACCGCCGCCTACCCGACGCAGGCCGGTGCCGCGCTGCGCTGGGCGCTCCGGGTGGTGGCCGCCGGGGACGTGCAGGTGGCCGTCGAGGAGCTCACCCTGGAGGAGGCGGCCGAGGCGCACCGGCGGATCGAGTCCGGCGCCTCCACCGGCAAGCTGGTGCTGCGGGTCGGCGGCGCCTGA
- a CDS encoding SDR family NAD(P)-dependent oxidoreductase produces MTTTPETPQHSPATAGAARLPERQASRFVGRTALITGGSSGMGLATARRLLDEGASVVITGRSEARLAAAEAQLRDGLAHPEKEPDRVLAVRADVAEPADLDELVRRVGEAHERLHVVFANAGIGTFKPFEQLTDADVDATIDVNFKGVFRTVQKTLPLLAEGASVVLNASWTLHRGMAQASVYSASKAGVHNLARTLASALAGRRIRVNSVSPGFIDTPMYPEDQVDPAEAALARASTLLGRFGRPEEVAAAVAFLASDDASFITGQDLVVDGGLVGSIPPHR; encoded by the coding sequence ATGACCACAACGCCCGAAACCCCGCAGCACTCCCCCGCGACCGCCGGCGCCGCCCGGCTCCCCGAGCGACAGGCCAGCCGCTTCGTCGGCCGGACCGCCCTGATCACCGGCGGCAGCAGCGGAATGGGCCTGGCCACGGCCCGCCGGCTGCTCGACGAGGGAGCCAGCGTCGTCATCACCGGGCGGTCCGAGGCGCGGCTGGCGGCGGCCGAGGCGCAGCTGCGCGACGGGCTCGCCCACCCGGAGAAGGAACCCGACCGCGTCCTCGCCGTCCGCGCCGACGTGGCCGAGCCGGCCGACCTCGACGAGCTGGTGCGCCGGGTCGGCGAGGCCCACGAGCGGCTGCACGTGGTCTTCGCCAACGCCGGCATCGGCACCTTCAAGCCCTTCGAGCAGCTGACCGACGCCGATGTCGACGCCACCATCGACGTCAACTTCAAGGGTGTCTTCCGCACCGTGCAGAAGACCCTCCCGCTGCTCGCCGAGGGCGCCTCGGTGGTGCTCAACGCCTCCTGGACGCTGCACCGCGGAATGGCGCAGGCCTCCGTCTACTCGGCGTCCAAGGCCGGCGTGCACAACCTGGCCCGGACCCTCGCCAGCGCCCTGGCGGGACGGCGGATCCGGGTCAACTCGGTCAGCCCCGGATTCATCGACACGCCGATGTACCCGGAGGACCAGGTGGATCCGGCCGAGGCCGCGCTGGCCCGGGCGAGCACCCTGCTCGGCCGCTTCGGCCGGCCGGAGGAGGTGGCCGCCGCGGTGGCCTTCCTGGCCTCGGACGACGCCTCCTTCATCACCGGCCAGGACCTCGTGGTGGACGGCGGCCTGGTCGGCTCCATCCCCCCGCACCGCTAG
- a CDS encoding helix-turn-helix transcriptional regulator, which yields MANHGTAPAADRPHASNGSTARRNGLRDFLRTRRARLSPEDVGMPAAGRRRTPGLRREEVAVLAGVGVSWYTWLEQGRDINVSAEVLDAVARALRLSEPERQHLYRLAGLNPPQVRPAAPRLPVEPSLQRLLDGWSPKPAYVLDRHWYFIATNAAAREIFGLTSRDHNCLIAFFTNDRYRGAVRNWAEMAPQVVGQFRHDAGRHPDDPAFARLAERVSAVSPEFAELWARHDVSPVAQGIKALRHPEAGELTFEYTSLPLPHRPDDRLLLHNPAPGTGTAARLERWMAAVETARPDASPAGERAEAG from the coding sequence ATGGCTAACCACGGGACTGCGCCGGCGGCCGACCGGCCACACGCATCGAACGGGTCGACGGCGCGCCGGAACGGACTGCGCGACTTCCTGCGCACCCGGCGCGCCCGGCTCTCCCCCGAGGACGTCGGCATGCCCGCCGCGGGCCGCCGCCGCACCCCCGGCCTGCGCCGCGAGGAGGTCGCCGTGCTCGCCGGGGTCGGCGTCTCCTGGTACACCTGGCTGGAGCAGGGCCGCGACATCAACGTCTCCGCCGAGGTGCTGGACGCCGTGGCACGCGCCCTGCGGCTGTCCGAACCCGAGCGCCAGCACCTCTACCGGCTCGCCGGGCTCAACCCCCCGCAGGTGCGGCCCGCAGCGCCGCGCCTGCCCGTCGAGCCCTCCCTGCAACGGCTCCTCGACGGCTGGTCACCCAAGCCGGCGTACGTCCTGGACCGGCACTGGTACTTCATCGCCACCAACGCCGCGGCGCGGGAGATCTTCGGTCTCACCTCCCGCGACCACAACTGCCTGATCGCGTTCTTCACCAACGACCGCTACCGCGGCGCCGTCCGGAACTGGGCCGAGATGGCCCCGCAGGTCGTCGGCCAGTTCCGGCACGACGCCGGGCGCCACCCCGACGACCCGGCCTTCGCCCGCCTCGCCGAGCGGGTGTCCGCGGTCAGCCCGGAGTTCGCCGAGCTGTGGGCCCGGCACGACGTCAGCCCAGTGGCCCAGGGCATCAAGGCACTGCGGCACCCCGAGGCGGGGGAGCTGACCTTCGAGTACACCTCGCTGCCGCTCCCGCACCGCCCGGACGACCGCCTGCTGCTGCACAACCCGGCCCCCGGCACCGGCACCGCCGCACGGCTGGAGCGCTGGATGGCCGCGGTGGAGACGGCGCGGCCGGACGCCTCCCCCGCCGGGGAGCGGGCCGAGGCCGGCTGA
- a CDS encoding ArsR/SmtB family transcription factor — MPDADGHPDRDEIELGRVLAALADARRRGVVTTLARAPEGTERSCGSFNLAVAKSTRTHHFRVLRDAGLIWTTDLGNQTVVRLRREDIEVRLPGLLELLLREEGDAAS; from the coding sequence ATGCCGGACGCCGATGGACACCCCGACCGCGACGAGATCGAACTCGGCCGCGTGCTGGCCGCGCTCGCCGACGCCCGTCGGCGCGGCGTCGTGACCACGCTGGCACGCGCGCCGGAGGGCACCGAGCGGTCCTGCGGCTCCTTCAACCTGGCGGTCGCCAAGTCCACCCGGACCCACCACTTCCGGGTGCTGCGCGACGCCGGGCTGATCTGGACGACCGACCTCGGCAACCAGACCGTGGTGCGCCTGCGCCGCGAGGACATCGAGGTCCGCCTGCCCGGCCTGCTGGAGCTGCTGCTGCGCGAGGAGGGGGACGCGGCCTCCTGA
- a CDS encoding MFS transporter, whose protein sequence is MELAAEPSPTQPPSPEPAPPPASPAVSPAASPPEPSTAPAAREAGPTVVLVAVLLAVAVVPMSISGTGVALPRIGDDTGASLPALQWVVNAFNLAFACLTLAWGSLADIIGRVRAFALGAAVFAAASLASAATSDIVLLDIARAVAGVGGAAILSSGSALLAGVFHGAARTRAFALFGTVAGIALALGPTVSGQLVQTLGWRWIFVLHALALLVVLALTPAVARRDTSVPRGGRVDLAGTALFVASLAVAMTAIVQASRWGWGSAATLGMLGVSLLLLAAFAAVERRVTAPMLDLAVLRNRRFLGVCLVPVAGSFGFVTLLTYLPTYLTTVTERDSATAGWVMLLLTSPVLLCPVLAGRLVTAGVPSTALLLGSLVCLVAGDAALLLSGPEVTTALLAVPLLLVGVGFGLAAGLVDAQALEMVPTHQAGMAAGFLNTLRLGSEAVAVAVYASLLATLIRVRITDGVAADSAGANVPTGADPAALAEHAAAGDVAGATADGGTTAELTRLLVSGYDGAFHTMAWLLAAVCAALTVLIAVLLRPERPARP, encoded by the coding sequence ATGGAGTTGGCCGCGGAGCCGTCCCCAACCCAGCCCCCGAGCCCGGAACCGGCGCCACCGCCCGCGTCCCCGGCCGTCTCCCCGGCGGCGTCCCCGCCGGAACCGAGCACCGCGCCGGCGGCACGCGAGGCCGGCCCCACCGTGGTCCTGGTCGCCGTCCTGCTCGCGGTGGCCGTCGTACCGATGTCGATCTCCGGCACCGGCGTGGCCCTGCCCCGCATCGGCGACGACACCGGCGCCAGCCTCCCCGCCCTCCAGTGGGTGGTGAACGCCTTCAACCTGGCCTTCGCCTGCCTCACCCTGGCCTGGGGCTCACTCGCCGACATCATCGGCCGGGTGCGGGCCTTCGCCCTCGGCGCCGCCGTCTTCGCCGCCGCCTCCCTGGCCAGCGCCGCCACCAGCGACATCGTGCTCCTCGACATCGCCCGCGCGGTCGCCGGCGTCGGCGGCGCGGCGATCCTGTCCTCCGGCAGCGCGCTGCTCGCCGGCGTCTTCCACGGAGCCGCCCGGACCAGGGCCTTCGCCCTCTTCGGCACGGTCGCCGGCATCGCGCTGGCGCTCGGCCCCACCGTCTCCGGGCAACTCGTGCAGACCCTGGGCTGGCGCTGGATCTTCGTCCTGCACGCCCTCGCGCTGCTCGTGGTCCTCGCCCTGACGCCGGCCGTGGCCCGCCGGGACACCTCCGTGCCCAGGGGCGGCCGGGTCGACCTCGCCGGCACGGCGCTCTTCGTCGCCTCGCTCGCCGTGGCGATGACCGCCATCGTCCAGGCCTCCCGATGGGGCTGGGGGAGCGCAGCCACCCTCGGCATGCTCGGCGTGAGCCTGCTGCTGCTCGCCGCCTTCGCCGCCGTCGAACGGCGGGTCACCGCCCCGATGCTGGACCTGGCCGTGCTCCGCAACCGCCGCTTCCTCGGGGTCTGCCTGGTGCCGGTCGCCGGATCCTTCGGCTTCGTGACGCTGCTGACCTACCTGCCCACCTACCTGACGACCGTCACCGAACGGGACAGCGCCACCGCCGGCTGGGTCATGCTGCTGCTCACCAGCCCGGTGCTGCTGTGCCCCGTGCTCGCCGGACGCCTGGTCACCGCCGGTGTGCCCAGCACGGCGCTGCTGCTGGGCAGCCTGGTCTGCCTGGTCGCCGGGGACGCCGCCCTGCTGCTCAGCGGGCCGGAGGTGACGACGGCGCTGCTGGCCGTGCCGCTGCTGCTGGTCGGCGTCGGCTTCGGGCTGGCGGCCGGACTGGTGGACGCCCAGGCCCTGGAGATGGTGCCGACCCACCAGGCCGGCATGGCGGCCGGATTCCTCAACACGCTGCGGCTGGGCAGCGAGGCGGTCGCCGTGGCGGTCTACGCCTCGCTGCTGGCCACGCTGATCCGCGTGCGGATCACCGACGGCGTCGCCGCGGACAGTGCCGGAGCCAACGTCCCCACCGGAGCGGACCCGGCCGCGCTGGCCGAGCACGCCGCCGCCGGCGACGTCGCCGGCGCCACGGCGGACGGCGGGACCACGGCGGAGCTGACCCGCCTCCTGGTGAGCGGCTACGACGGCGCCTTCCACACGATGGCCTGGCTGCTGGCCGCCGTCTGCGCCGCCCTGACCGTGCTGATCGCCGTACTGCTGCGCCCCGAGCGCCCGGCCCGCCCCTGA
- a CDS encoding CU044_5270 family protein, with the protein MNATPRRRPETVEREELGRLLPAPADPELPPDRHRLLKEHLMQEINQDRAATAAASRRPRRLATLALAPLVAAAAVAGVLVTGGVSPLGGNAPGPSVTVGAENSNGAVELLDRIALAAAEQPAVEVRDDQFVYIASLGSGSVHEDGQVTVPEPRSREVWDSVNSSQEGLLIEEDGTRYPLDTRDTSGIMVCTRSPEGDVCRHPDPEELLGPGLNSPDYRYLESLPTDPEELLALIYQGNEGNGTTPGDKAFSTIGDLLRDTLAPPGLSAALYQAAAQIPGVERIDDVEDAAGRSGVAVARVEDSGNVRVEWIFDEETLEFLGERQIALTDSFGVPAGTVISSNAILTRAVVDEAGEVPAEAS; encoded by the coding sequence ATGAACGCCACCCCGCGACGGCGGCCGGAGACGGTCGAGCGTGAGGAACTGGGCCGGCTGCTGCCTGCCCCGGCCGACCCGGAGCTCCCGCCCGACCGTCACCGCCTCCTCAAGGAGCATCTGATGCAGGAGATCAATCAGGACCGCGCGGCCACCGCGGCGGCGTCCCGCCGGCCGCGCCGGCTGGCCACCCTGGCGCTGGCGCCGCTGGTCGCGGCGGCGGCCGTCGCGGGGGTGCTCGTCACCGGCGGCGTCTCCCCACTGGGAGGGAACGCGCCGGGCCCCTCCGTCACCGTCGGCGCGGAGAACTCGAACGGGGCGGTGGAGCTGCTCGACCGCATCGCGCTGGCCGCGGCCGAGCAGCCGGCCGTCGAGGTGCGCGACGACCAGTTCGTGTACATCGCCAGCCTGGGCAGCGGCTCCGTGCACGAGGACGGCCAGGTCACGGTGCCGGAGCCCCGCTCCAGGGAGGTCTGGGACTCGGTCAACAGCAGCCAGGAGGGCCTGCTGATCGAGGAGGATGGGACGCGCTACCCGCTGGACACCAGGGACACCAGCGGCATCATGGTCTGCACTCGTTCCCCGGAGGGTGACGTCTGCCGGCACCCGGATCCGGAGGAGCTGCTCGGCCCTGGCCTCAACTCGCCCGACTACCGCTACCTGGAGTCGCTTCCGACCGACCCGGAGGAGCTGCTGGCGCTCATCTACCAGGGCAACGAAGGTAATGGCACCACCCCGGGCGACAAGGCGTTCAGCACCATCGGCGACCTGCTGAGGGACACCCTGGCGCCCCCCGGGCTCAGCGCGGCCCTGTACCAGGCGGCCGCGCAGATCCCCGGCGTGGAGCGGATCGACGACGTGGAGGACGCGGCGGGACGGAGCGGCGTGGCCGTCGCACGGGTGGAGGACAGCGGAAACGTGCGGGTGGAGTGGATCTTCGACGAGGAGACCCTGGAGTTCCTCGGTGAGCGCCAGATCGCGCTCACCGACAGCTTTGGCGTCCCGGCGGGCACGGTGATCTCCTCCAACGCGATACTCACCCGCGCCGTGGTGGACGAGGCGGGCGAGGTCCCGGCCGAGGCCAGCTGA
- a CDS encoding RNA polymerase sigma factor yields MELSLRARLISGDPGAFTELFDAHARAVYAHAVRVTGDWSTAEDVVSLTFLEAWRLRGKLRPEGDSPRPWLLGIATNVLRNTTRAARRHQGALARLPAREIVPDFADELVGRMVDAEQLAAAQRALRRLRRAEREVFTLCVWAGLDYASAAEALGVPVGTVRSRLSRARSKLRRLTEAELGRGGEKPEPLPGSGQVQGGRTTAARSNQEKTR; encoded by the coding sequence GTGGAACTGTCTTTGAGAGCCCGGCTGATATCCGGGGACCCGGGCGCGTTCACCGAGCTGTTCGACGCGCACGCGCGGGCCGTCTACGCCCACGCCGTGCGGGTGACCGGCGACTGGAGCACCGCCGAGGACGTCGTCTCCCTCACCTTCCTGGAGGCCTGGCGGCTGCGGGGCAAGCTGCGCCCGGAGGGCGACAGCCCTCGGCCGTGGCTGCTCGGCATCGCCACCAACGTGCTGCGCAACACCACCCGGGCCGCGCGTCGGCACCAGGGGGCGCTGGCCCGCCTGCCCGCCCGGGAGATCGTGCCGGACTTCGCCGACGAGCTGGTCGGGCGGATGGTGGACGCCGAGCAGTTGGCCGCCGCGCAGCGTGCCCTGCGCAGGCTGCGCAGGGCCGAACGCGAGGTGTTCACCCTCTGCGTGTGGGCGGGGCTGGACTACGCCTCCGCGGCGGAGGCGCTGGGGGTGCCGGTCGGCACGGTCCGCTCCCGGCTCTCCCGCGCCAGGAGCAAGTTGCGCAGACTCACCGAGGCGGAGTTGGGCCGGGGCGGCGAGAAGCCGGAACCGCTCCCCGGCAGCGGACAGGTACAGGGCGGCCGCACCACCGCGGCCCGGTCGAACCAGGAGAAGACCCGATGA
- a CDS encoding TetR/AcrR family transcriptional regulator: MRERKRERTRRALSDAAITLFLRHGFDQVSVADIAAAAEVSKPTLFRYFPAKEDLVLHRITDHEGEYARVVRERPEGEAPLAALRRHFTARLRAHDPVTGLNDDPEVLAYRRLLYATPSLLARLTHYTSRDQDALAEALREAAPAVPHDLLPDLAAAQLIAQHQVLARANWHRIEAGRTAAEVQPEAEADAERAFSLLGDGLRPYYG, translated from the coding sequence CTGCGGGAGCGCAAGCGGGAGCGGACCCGCCGGGCGCTCTCCGACGCGGCGATCACGCTCTTCCTGCGGCACGGCTTCGACCAGGTCTCGGTGGCCGACATCGCGGCGGCGGCGGAGGTGTCCAAGCCGACGCTCTTCCGCTACTTCCCCGCCAAGGAGGACCTCGTCCTGCACCGGATCACCGACCACGAGGGCGAGTACGCCCGCGTGGTGCGCGAGCGTCCGGAGGGCGAGGCGCCGCTGGCGGCCCTGCGCCGGCACTTCACCGCACGGCTGCGCGCCCACGACCCGGTCACCGGGCTCAACGACGACCCCGAGGTGCTCGCCTACCGCCGGCTGCTCTACGCCACGCCCAGCCTGCTGGCCCGGCTCACCCACTACACCAGCCGCGACCAGGACGCGCTGGCCGAGGCGCTGCGCGAGGCGGCCCCGGCCGTGCCGCACGACCTGCTGCCGGACCTGGCCGCCGCGCAGCTGATCGCGCAGCACCAGGTCCTGGCCCGGGCGAACTGGCACAGGATCGAGGCGGGCCGCACGGCGGCGGAGGTCCAGCCGGAGGCGGAGGCGGACGCCGAGCGCGCCTTCTCGCTGCTCGGCGACGGGCTGCGCCCCTACTACGGCTGA
- a CDS encoding alpha/beta hydrolase family protein — MHRTRRALISALLATLTIAGTVGGATAATAATTPGATPLVTASDEAPSTRLSLPRPTGPYPVGTSTLHLVDHDRLDPWVPESGDRQLMVSMYYPAAVAVGRPSRYMTSDEATALLGGLGLGDVEAGALSGTRTHALVDAPPLPRPRALPLVVLSPGFTLSRATLTGLAEDLASRGYVVATVDHAHETYGTTFPGGRVTPCVACEVDAPDLGDRVTEGRSADVSFVLDRLTGPNPAWHGSWLIDSSRIAMVGHSVGGASAARTMLEDDRVDAGANMDGSFFTDLTGLDRPFLMLGAPGPGGADDPSWVREWEHLTGWKRWLALTGSGHFSFIDFPLLAAQLGVTDPSVPLAGDRSMEITRAYVGAFLDQHLRGRSRPLLDGPSEAFPEVTFKPAG, encoded by the coding sequence ATGCACAGAACCCGACGGGCGCTCATCAGCGCCTTACTCGCCACGCTCACCATCGCCGGCACGGTCGGCGGCGCCACCGCGGCCACCGCGGCGACCACCCCCGGGGCGACCCCGCTCGTCACCGCCAGTGACGAGGCGCCGTCCACCCGGCTGTCCCTGCCGCGGCCCACCGGCCCGTATCCGGTCGGCACCTCCACGCTCCACCTCGTCGACCACGACCGGCTCGACCCGTGGGTGCCGGAGTCCGGCGACCGCCAGCTGATGGTGTCGATGTACTACCCGGCGGCGGTGGCCGTCGGGCGGCCCTCCCGGTACATGACGTCGGACGAGGCCACGGCGCTGCTCGGCGGCCTCGGCCTCGGCGACGTCGAGGCCGGGGCGCTCAGCGGCACCAGGACGCACGCCCTGGTGGACGCTCCGCCGCTGCCCCGCCCTCGGGCCCTCCCGCTGGTGGTGCTCTCGCCCGGCTTCACCCTCTCCCGCGCCACGCTGACCGGCCTGGCGGAGGACCTGGCCAGCAGGGGCTACGTCGTGGCGACCGTGGACCACGCCCACGAGACCTACGGCACGACCTTCCCGGGCGGGCGGGTCACCCCCTGCGTGGCCTGCGAGGTGGACGCCCCGGACCTGGGTGACCGGGTGACCGAGGGGCGTTCCGCCGACGTGTCCTTCGTGCTGGACCGGTTGACCGGGCCGAACCCGGCCTGGCACGGCAGCTGGCTGATCGACTCCTCGCGGATCGCCATGGTGGGCCACTCCGTCGGCGGTGCCAGCGCCGCGCGCACCATGCTGGAGGACGACCGGGTGGACGCCGGCGCCAACATGGACGGCAGCTTCTTCACCGACCTGACCGGGCTGGACCGGCCGTTCCTGATGCTGGGCGCTCCCGGCCCCGGGGGCGCCGACGACCCGTCCTGGGTGCGGGAGTGGGAGCACCTGACCGGTTGGAAGCGGTGGCTCGCCCTGACCGGCTCGGGACACTTCTCCTTCATCGACTTCCCCCTGCTCGCCGCGCAGCTCGGGGTCACGGATCCGAGCGTCCCGCTGGCCGGGGACCGGTCGATGGAGATCACCCGGGCCTACGTCGGCGCCTTCCTCGACCAGCACCTGCGCGGGCGCTCGCGACCGCTGCTGGACGGGCCGTCGGAGGCCTTCCCGGAGGTGACGTTCAAGCCGGCCGGGTGA